Genomic segment of Apium graveolens cultivar Ventura chromosome 7, ASM990537v1, whole genome shotgun sequence:
ATCCACTAAACAAAGTTCATCATGTAATCTTACTCCAGCAAATAGCAGGAACAACAAAAGATCTACTGCCGATTCAGTGGGCGGCTGTTGGCAGCAGAGACCCTAGATCCCCACTCGAGCAGCTCTTTGCTTGTATCATCCTTGTGACAAATCACTTCAATGAAGCAAAGACAATCTTTTTTTCTCCCGTTGTTGTCTTTATTAATCAATTTTCCACAGGAATGGATATACCTGAGAATGATGAAAATGATATTTCTTCTGATTCTTCAGATTTTATCAACCATGTTAAAGGTGAACATCAGCCACTTTATCCCGGATATGAGAGTTACACTAAGTTAAAAGCTTTAATTAAGTTGTACAATTTGAATGTGATGCTTGGTATGTCTGATTCATGCTTCTCTGATGTTCTACTACTAATCGGGTCTATGCTCCCGGAAGGCAACAATATTCCTTCTTCCTTCACTGAAGTGAAAAAAACCTTATGTTCATTAGGAAGGGGGTATGAAAAGATACACGCATGTCCGAATGATTGTTTATTATACCGTGGTGAGAGAGATGAGGATGAGACTACATGTCGTATATGTAAGGCCTCTAGATGGAAATTGAATCGGAAAGAAGTGGAACTGGAAGGGGTCCCTGCTAAGGTTTTATGGTATTTTCTGTTGATACCGAGATTAAGAAATTTATTCAGTACACCGCACATTGCAAaagaaatgacttggcatgacactAGGCGGCAAAAGGATGGTAAAATGAGGCATCCAGCTGACTCAAAAACATGGAATGACACTGGGCGACCAAAACTGGCCCGAATTTGCATCAGAGACCAGGAACCTTCGATTAGCTTTATTTGCTGATGGTTTCAATCCCTTTCATGGAAACCATACTAATCACTCAAGTTGGCCTGTTTTACTATCAATTTACAATCTTCCTCCCTGGCTTTGTATGAAGAGAGGATATATTATGCTGTGTTTATTGATATCAGGACCAACTGAGGAAGGAAATGATATCATCGTGTACCTTCAACCACTTATAGAAGATTTACAGGAGTTGTGGCGAGGGAGACAAGTGTATGACGCATATAAGGAAGAATCTTTCATATTTAGGGGCATTTTATTATGGACAATAAGTGATTATCCAGCCTTAGGGAACTTGTCGGGAAACGTCATTAAAGGTTATAATTCTTGTACTGTATGCATTGATCAAACAAAAGCTACCATGCTTGTTAATTACCGCAAGACGGTGATCATGAGGCATCAGAGGTGGTTGCCCCGTCATCATCCGTATAGAAAGCAAAAATCAGCTTTTGATAACATGATAGAGAAGGAGGGTGCTCCTATTCCGTTAACTGGAGAGCAAGTTTTTCAAAGAGTATAACATCTGAGGGGTCATGTCTTTGGTAAGACACAATGCCCACTTCGATGGAAGAAAGGTGAAGCTCGACCCATATGGAAGAAGGTTTCTATATTCTTCCAACTCCAGTATTAGAAGTTTTTTCCAGTCAGGCATGTCCTCGATGTGATGCACatcgagaaaaatatatgtgaagCTTTGCTTAGAACTTTTCTAAATATTCCGGGAAAGATAAAAGATCGGGAGTCTGTCCGTCTTGACATGGCTAAAATGGGAATAAGAACAGAGTTGAGGCCAAAAATCCCGGAAAGAAAGAGAAGGTGTCGTTGGCTTCATAGAACTTATTACAGGATGAAAAAAAACTATTTGCTCATCCTTTCTTAAAATGAAGTTATCGGATGGATTTTGTTCAAATATCAAAAATCTGGTAAATATGGAAAATCTGCGACTTGGTGGAATGAAATCGCATGATTGTCACACATTATTACATCATTTGCTTCCATTTTCAATTCGATCAGTACTGTAAAAAGAAGTCAGGTGCACAATTCTTAAGTTTTGTCTCTTCTTCAAGGCAATTTACAGTAAAGTCATCGATATAGATAAACTGGAAAAAATCCAATCTCAGTTGGTGGAAACATTATGCAAGATTGAAAAGCACTTCCCTCCCTCGTTCTTTGATGTGATGATCCATCTCTCAATTCATCTTATGAGAGAGGTTAAACTTTGTGGGCCaatattcctatgttggatgtaTCCTTTTGAAAGATATATGAAGGCGTTTAAGGGATATGTACGGAATTCAGCTCATCCTGAAGGATGTATTGCCGAGGTATATGTCGCCGAAGAGGCCGTCGAGTGTTTGGTAAATTTTGGAGAAGCTACCACAGGATTGTCGCGAAATCCTAGGCAAGAGCAAAATGCTGGCAGACCCTTATTTGGTGCAACCATGATAAAGGCAATCAATCACGACTTGCACCTAGCACATTTGTGTTTTTTGCAAAATAGTAATGACATAAGGCCATATTTTGATTAAGCAGTTATTgaaatatgtgtgtgtgttattTTCTTATTTTGTGCATTTTGATCAATATATAAAATCTGTGGATTTTACTCGCAGGGGGCATATGGCATCTTTGATGACGAGATTCAAACACCATGAAAATGACGAAGTCTGGCTAAAAAATAAGCAAAATGATACATTCCCCACATGGTTTAGGAAAAATGAATGATTTTTATTTGGTTTTAACATTATATGTAGGCCTAATTAATATGCTCACAATAATTAGTCATACTCAAAGATGTTAATTTAACAAATCTAGAACTCCACCCTATCAGTTTCTACATATTTTAAATTGAATAATTAGTAATTTTCCTCGGATGCATATTACATTTTTGATACATTAAAAAGAGAATGATTATCACACAAGAGAAGAATGCAGTAAAATACCTCTCTCAACCACTATTTTCTAGATTTACcctaataaaagacttgttatttTACATGTTGTCTCTATACTTTCATTTCTGTTTCCAGTGTGTTATTTTTACATTTTTCAAACTTTCCTTTATACCATTAAATAATAGTACTTCCACTAAAATGCTCTGCTTCTGCAACTAAAAGTTTAGACAGAAAATAAGGGGAAATATAAAAACCAAtagatttataataaaaaaataagtaAAAAGATGCCTCAAGACTTTTATATTCTTATAGTagcatgaagaaaatttagtttGTTTAAAAAAGGTAAAAATAGGAATAGCTATGGCTACCAtgataattaaatattaaatactacaaatataaaaataattcaatatgtCTTTTCTCACTAAAACATAATGAACCTCTCTTTTATTATTTCACTTATAAAATTGTATAATAATTTAACTTTCCTGCTCTGGctaaaattaataaatttgtATACATTAATAGTTTGGTTTGCACAATATATGTGCAAGGCCTGGTCACCCACACTATTGTGGAAATTAATAACCTTTTAAGTTAAATTTATACTTTATCAAAAGAATTTATATAATTACATTTTGAAACACAATATAAAATTGAAACCATAATATTTCACTCTCTATTAATATGAAATACTTAGTTTTAAACAAATTTTTTTGGACAGATCGAATGAGAATTGTTGGACGAACACAATACTATAACTGACGAGATAAGGTGGATAGCAGAAGGCCCCAACAAGATTGTGCCTACATTTAGAGGATATAAAATCAACGGTGTTACTTATAGCACGAAGGAGCGTGATGATAAACGGCAAGTTCAATGTAGTGGTGTTTGTGTGGTTGCAGATACAATGCTTGTGCAGGGTAAGGATAAGAATATTGAACATACTTCGCACACCTACTACGGAGTGATAACAAGTATCTTGGAGTTAGTCTATAACAACTTTCGAGTTCCTGTATTTCGTTATAATTGGGTAGATATCAACAAAGGGGTTAAGGTAGATAACTTGGGATTTACACTggtaaatttaaataaattaggCTTTATAAATGATCCTTTTGTGCTAGGTAAACATGATCAAGTATGTTACATTGAGGATCCTCTTGAAAAAAATTGGTctcactacaccataaaatgcctactataacaccaaaaaaacgttgcattagggggtaaatatgttgctcttgcccCATTTTTAAGCTAAGGTGACATTTTCTTAAGAGAGGTTTTTCCATGTTGtcttaggggtctaaggtaacatctttggtgcctaaggCAACATCGTATTTTAACTTGTTTATCTGTTGCCTTAGCTTGCTAATGCAACATAATGAAAGATCAGTTGTAACTTGTTTTTTTTGTTACCTTAGAGTTTtgaaatgtttttaaaaaatgGGCCCCACATTGGGACCCACTGGTTGACATGGCAAGTGTAGGGCCCATAGTGCTGAGTTGTCTTGATGACGTGGCAAGTGGACCCATAGAACCTAATGTATCACTTGGAAAAGCTGTTGTAACATTATAACTAGTCTAATAAAATGTTTTAAATATAATATGGTAACAGTTTACGAGGCTATTGTAATACTTTAGCACAAACAAATTGAAATGCTTATTATGTAAACTGAAAAAATCCCAATTATACAATTTCATAACTATAAAATAATGCATCCAACCCAAACATTAAACATCCAAATATACAACCAAATTAAACGTCCAAGCTAACTATAAACTAGTTCACATTTTTCACATAACAACAGcccaaaattataaattttaaaaaatactACTAGACCCTAATGCTTAAATTTGCTTCACTTTCTCCTCGACTCCACACGGGCGTTTCCCTTTTTATACACCTGAAGCTTTCTCTTGTAAGTCTTCTTTGTTCCCTGAAAAATTAACTAAGTTATTTGCAAGAAAGAAATCAAAACTGCAAATCTTGAATACCATATCAAAAGGCCTGTAGAAAATacttattaaaaattattcttaGATCATTGTTATTTGAATATTTGTATTGCTATAAAATAGCATCCTAAATTGAGAATTATATGCAAGAACATAACTGATTTATAGTTTTTTGAAATGACGTTGTTAGTTAATAAAATACCTATATTTTAATTGGAAGCCACAAAGATGCAGAACTATATTAAGAAAAATTATATAGGAACAAAACAATTGTCCTTATCCCCAAGTAAATATGTTTAAAAAAATGTAGGTAAGCTAATTAACAGAGCTCTTTATCAAGTGCTTGTTATCAGCTCGCTTAACTCTCACCTGAGCAGTAATGCTTAGTGTTAATTATACGAGATATGATCCTGGCAAGTCCAATTACTAACACCCTGAGGTTTTAGGAGAACTGGTAACTTAAAACTTTGTAAGAACTCCTGTTAAAACCTTGAATGAATACACTTGAACTTGTTTTATTCTAGTTTCACAATGTTTTATTCTAGTTTCACAGGAAGTCAGAAACATACCTACTTAGTATGTACCTGAACAAGCCACAACTAAAGCATTGTACTATTTACCATGAAATCGATACAAGAAAATTATCATAAACTGTTCTATCATACCTCCTCGAAATGGGTTAGTTTGAAATACTTCTTTCCAATTTCAGTCCGCCTTACTCTGTCAAACCCTTTACCACCATCTATCTCCACAAACCTAAAGAAAGATGACAGAAAAAAGGTAGTTAATTTGGAATGTGAAAATATAAATAAGCAAAACTCCAAAATACAAACAAACGACTTCATTAATAATAGCATCTTTATACCTATAATATGATAGTTTGTACATGAGACAAATAGTAAAAAAGCATCTCTCAGCATACAAATTTAGCATTGATGATAGTAGTCTGACAGAGGCAGCTATAAAAGTAACCCAACAAGAGGGTCATCATGAAGTTAGAAAAAGCATTCAACCAAATTCAATATGTAAATGTAACACTGTGGTAAAGCAACTACCAGACTGTACACCCCAATTATCCATAATAACCAGGACATTTAGACGGAAATAAAATCTG
This window contains:
- the LOC141674347 gene encoding uncharacterized protein LOC141674347 — encoded protein: MDIPENDENDISSDSSDFINHVKGEHQPLYPGYESYTKLKALIKLYNLNVMLGMSDSCFSDVLLLIGSMLPEGNNIPSSFTEVKKTLCSLGRGYEKIHACPNDCLLYRGERDEDETTCRICKASRWKLNRKEVELEGVPAKVLWYFLLIPRLRNLFSTPHIAKEMTWHDTRRQKDGPTEEGNDIIVYLQPLIEDLQELWRGRQVYDAYKEESFIFRGILLWTISDYPALGNLSGNVIKGYNSCTVCIDQTKATMLVNYRKTVIMRHQRWLPRHHPYRKQKSAFDNMIEKEGAPIPLTGEQVFQRAIYSKVIDIDKLEKIQSQLVETLCKIEKHFPPSFFDVMIHLSIHLMREVKLCGPIFLCWMYPFERYMKAFKGYVRNSAHPEGCIAEVYVAEEAVECLVNFGEATTGLSRNPRQEQNAGRPLFGATMIKAINHDLHLAHLCFLQNSNDIRPYFD